The sequence GGCGGCACGCCTTCGTCTCCAGCCGCTCGGTGTACGCCTGGCCGGTGCCGGTGGGGCTGGACGAGTTCGGGCCCCTGGCCGAGGGCGACCCGGACGCGGAGTCGACCGACTTCGCCGCCGACAAGCGGGGGTCGGAGCTGGCCGTGCTGCGCGCGTTCGGCGAGGACCGCACCCTGCTGGTCCGGCCGGGCCTGATCCTGGGCCCGCGCGAGAACGCGGGCCGCCTGCCGTGGTGGCTGAACCGCATCGCCCGGGGCGGTGGGATCCCGGCCCCCGGCCCGCGGGACACCCCGCTCCAGTACGTCGACGTACGCGACCTGGCGGCCTGGCTGCTGGACGCGCTGGAGTCCTCCCTGCACGGCCCCTACAACCTCGTCTCACAGCCGGGGCACACCACCATCGGTGAACTCCTGGACCTCTGCGCACGCGTCACGGGCGGCGCCGCCGAACTGCGCTGGACCTCACCCGAGGCGATCGCCGCCGCCGAGGTCTCCCCGTGGACCGACCTGCCCGTCTGGGCCCCGCCCGGCACGGACTTCCACGCCGCGATCCACACGGGGGACGTCGCGCGGGCCCACGCCACCGGCCTGGTCTGCCGCCCGGTCACCGAGACGGTCACCGACACCTGGACCTGGCAGCGCTCCGTCCCGGAGGCCGAACTGAAGCTCGCGGACGGCCTCACCGAGGAGGCCGAGGCCCGCCTCCTGAAGGGCTGAGGCGCCCGTCCGGGCCGCCGGGCGGACGGCCCGGCCGATCACGGCCCGGGGCGGTCACGGCCCGGGGCCGGGGTCCTGCGGCTCGCCCGCCAGGCGGACCGTGCTCAGGATGCGCATGATCAGGGCGTCGTCGACGGCCCCCGGGACGCCCGTACGGCCGTAGAAGTTCCAGGAGACCAGGTCACCGCGGGAGTTGCGGAAGCCGAAGACGATCGCCTGGCCGTCGCCCGCACAGCGGTTGCTCCGCGCGACGCCCGAGGAGCGCGCCTTGACGTAACTCCCCTTGACCCCCGACTTCGTGGTGTAGGCCACCGGCTTGTCGGAGGTGACCACGCTCTTGTCCGGCTGGGTGTAGGCGGCGTAGACCCAGGTGGGTGCCTCCTTCACGGCGATGTCGGCGGGGTCCTTGGCGCCGCCGGCGCCCTTGGTGCCGACGTTGCCGAGCCGGACGTCCGTGATCTGGCCGTCGCCGTTCGTGTCGATGCTGCACCACCGGGACTTGTAGAAGGCGGGTGCCGTGTGCCCGATGAGTACCTTCTCCGTGTCCTTGCTGTCCTCGTAGCCGCTGAAGATCTGGGGTTCGAGGACCTCCCAGCCGGGCGGGACGTCGAAGGCGGTGCCGTGCTTGGGGTTGATCACGGTCTTCCAGCCCGCGACGAGCGGCTTCGTCGGGTCGGCCGCCTGCGCCGCGGCCGCCGCCGAGGCGCGGTGCCGGTTCTCGCGGGCGCCGAGCGCGACACCGGTCGCGGCGGCGCCGACCGCCAGGGCGGTCAGCGCGCCGATCCCCACGACGAGCCGCTTCCGGCCGATCCGGCCCCGGCCGGCGTCGGGCTCCCGCGGCGCCCCGAAGGGCGGCGGCGGCCGGTACAGGCCGCCGGGCTCGGTCGGCTGTTGGTACGGGTTCTGCACGGTGCCCCTCCTGGTACCTGCCTGCCCTACTTGCCGAAGGACAGGATCGCGCGGCTCGCCTTGCGCGGTTCCGGGCTGTAGACCCGGCCGTTGAGCAGGAACAGCCGCCCGCCCGCCCACGCGATGCGGATGCCGTGGGTGTAGAAGACGTCCTCGGGGCCGGCCGCCGCCGCCGGGCTCTGCAGCACCGGCCGTGAGGCCCCGTCGGCCGCGGCGAGGGCGACGACCGCCCCCGCCTCGCCGCTGCCCGGGGTGACGTAGGTGAGGACCTTGCCGTCCTCGACCGCGAGCGGCCACATGGTGCGCCCCTTGGGCTGCTCGGCGGTGCGCCACCGCTCCTTACCGGTGTTCAGGTCGACGGCGACGACCTGGTTCGTGACGTCGATGCCGAGCGTGGTGCCGGGCTTGCCCGCGCCGATGTAGAGCGAGTCGGCGTCGGCCGCGACGGCGTAGCACTCCTGGAAGCCGGTCGCGTTGCCGAAGCCGTTGCAGCGGCCGCTGACCCCGAAGGTCGGGACGCTCTGCGAGCGGACCGTGCCGTCGGCGGCGAAGGCCGTGAGGTTCCAGGTCTTCTTGTCCTTGTGGTGCGCGGCGACCACCAGCGGGTCGACGGACAGCACCCGGCCGACGGTCCAGTCCGGCGCGTACTTGTAGCTCCACCGCGCGGCGCCCGTGGCCGGATCCAGCTCCTCGACCATCGCCTGTCCGCGGGCGACGGCGTCCTTCGGGTCGGGGCACTGGCGGACGGCGATCAGCCGCGAGCCCCCGGCGATGCCGTACGGGTAGCAGCCGTTCGGGCTCGACGTACCGAAGAGCTTGCGGCCGTCGGTGACCGAGAACCCGCTCATGACGGCCGACCGGACGACGACCACGGTGTCACCACTGATCGCCGGTTCGAACTGGGTCGAGCTGTCGTACGCGTTCTCGGCCGGCAGCGGAACCTTCCAGCCCGCCCGCCCCGTGGTGAGGTCGATCTGCTGGAGGTGGGTGCAGCGCGAGCTCTCCGAGGCGCTCTCCTTCACCCCCACGACGAGCTTGCCGGTCGCGGACGGGGCCGGTGGGATCCCGCACATCGGTGTCTGGAGCGGGAGTTTCCACTTCTCCTGGCCGTCGGCCGCCGCGTATGCGGTGAAGCCGTTCAGGATCGCGCTGACCACGGTGTCGCCGACCCGCCACGGGCCGTACTGCGAGGTCCCGGCCCCGGCCACCTCCGCCTGGTTGTCGCGCAGCCAGACGCGGGCCTCGCCCGCCCGGATGCCGGCGTTGGGGTCGTAGGCCTCGAAGCCCCCGGCAGGGCCCCCGCCCGGGCCCTTGCCGTCGCCCTGGTCGACCGAGGGCGTACCGGTGGGCCCGGCCAGGGGCTCCGCGCTGTGGCCGCGGACCGTGAGCCGGTAGGCGCCGCCGCCGATCACGAGCAGGCCGGCGAGCAGCGCCAGGGCGGCGCCGACGGCGACCACTGGCCGGGGCAACCGCCGTCGGCCCCGGCCGCCGGGCAGCGGGGCGGTCACGGTGGGGGGTACGGGTGGTGCGGGCGGTGGGGGTGGGGCGAAAGGCGCGGGCGGCGGGCCGAAGCCGGCGGTCCGCCGCTCGTCGGGTTCCGGCCGTGGGCCGGAGGTACGACCGGTCATGGGGGAAGTCTGGCCGATCCGGAGATATTTCTAGAATAGATTTTTGGACGATTCCGCCGCCGCCGGCTCCGGTCGCCCGGCCGGGGGCGCAGGTCTAGCGTGGAGGGATGGTTCCTTGGCTTGGCGGGTGAGGAGGCCGGGCATGACGACACGCCGGCGCAGTGCCGCCGTGACCCTGGCGGCGGTCGGACTCCTGATGGGGCCCGTGGGGGCGGGGGCGGGCGCTGCGTACGCCTGGGACGCGGCGGCGCCCACGGCGCCCGTACCGGCCGCGACGGTCCCGGCGCCGACCCCGAACCCCGCCGCCTCGGACGAGTTCGCGCAGCTGACCCCGGCCGTCACCCGCCAGTTGGACACCGCGATCAAGCAGGTCCTGGCGGAGGCGAAGATCCCCGGCGTGATCGTGTCCGTGTCGGCCCCCGGCAAGGGTGACTACGTACGGTCCTTCGGCGTCGCCGACAAGGCCACGGGCGCGCCGATGACCCCGAACCTGAACATGCGGATCGGCAGCGTGACCAAGACCTTCACCGTGACCGCCCTGCTGGAGCTGGTGGACGAGGGGAAGGTCGGTCTGGACGACCCGATCGGCAAGTACGTCGACGGCGTGCCCAACGGCGACCGGATCACCCTGCGCGAGCTCGCCGGCATGCGCAGCGGTCTGTTCAACTACTCGGCGGACGAGGGCTTCTACAAGGCGTTCACCAGCAACCCTGACCGGCCCTTCACCCCGCAGGAGCTGCTCGCCTACTCCTTCGAGCACCCGGTGCTCTTCGAACCGAACGCGAAGTTCTACTACTGCAACACCAACCTGATCCTGCTCGGGCTGGTGGTGGAGAAGGTCAGCGGCGTCCCCCTCGACACGTTCGTCGACCGGGAGGTCGTCGAACCGGCCGGGCTGAAGCACACCCTGTTCCCCACGGGCCCGGAGTTCCCCGCTCCGCACGCCCAGGGCTACACGGACCAGACGGCCTCCGGCAAGGTCGAGACCTCCACCGACTGGAACCCCTCCTGGGCCTGGGCGGCCGGCGCGATGATCTCCGACCTCTCCGACCTGCGCAGCTGGGCGAAGACCTTGGCGACCGGCACCCTGCTGACCCCCGCCACCCAGGCCCAGCGCCTCGACGTGGTCGACGCGCTCCCGGGCACCGGCTACGGCCTCGGCATCTTCAACGTCCAGGGCTGGATCGGGCACAACGGCTCGCTGCCGGGCTACGGCTCGCTGGTCCTCTACCTGCCGGAGGCGAAGGCCACGCTCGTCGTGCTGCTCAACACGGACATCGGGTACCAGGGCCAGGAGCCCAGCACCCTGGTCGGCGAGGCGATCACCAAGATCGTGACCCCGGACCGGGTCTACACGCTCCCCGCCCAGCCGGCCTCCTGAGCAGGGTCGACGGGAAAGTCATGTGAGCGGCGGGTCACGGGACTTCGGTCCCGGGGCCCGTTGTCGCGTTGTGCGCCCCGTCCTTCGCCACGGCCGACTCCGGCCGTAGCGTAGGCAGTCGAGGGCGTCGGGGGTCCAGGACGGCTCTGCACCCTCCACGCACAATGGTCCGTGGCGCTCGAAACACCCACGAGGGAGACGCACATGAACGGTCAGGCAGCACAGCGGGACGGCCGGTCCCCGGCGGAGGAATCCCCTTCCGCGGTCGCGGTCCGCGCGGCCGGCGAGGCGGACGTCGACGCGGCGGCCGTGCTGTTCCGCGGCTACCTCGACTTCTACGAGGTGGACATCGAGGACCCGGACGCCCCACGGGCGTTCCTGGCGGAGCGGATCGCGAAGGACGAGTCGCTGGTCCTGCTCGCCGATGTCCCGGAGCTCGGCACGGTCGGCTTCGCGCAGGTCTACCGCGGGTTCTCCTCCCTCTCCCTGAAGACCGCCTGGGTCCTCAACGACCTCTACGTCGCCCCCGCCGGCCGCCGCACCGGAGCGGGCCGGGCGCTGCTGCGCGAGGTGCTTCGCCGGGCCCGCGAGGCCGAGGTGTCCGGCGTGCAGCTGGAGACCGCGTACGACAACACCGTCGCGCAGGGGCTGTACGAGACGGAGGGCTTCGTCCGCGAGGAGTTCCACGTCTACTTCCACGACCTGGGCTGAGCGGCCTCCGGCAGGAGTGCGACGGGATCGGCGGCGGGGAGGTGAAACATTCTCCGCCGCCCTCGCGTCAGAGGGGGAGAGGGACGTGAGGGGGGAGCACATGCGCCGGGCGCGCAGGGACGGGTTCGGCGAGTTCGCCGCGAGCCGTTCGGGCCATCTGCACCGGTCGGCCTGCCTGCTCGTGGGCGGGGACACCCGCCTCGCGGAGGACCTGGTACGGGAGACCCTGGGGCGGATGTACCTGCGATGGGGCCGGATCTCCCGGGTCGACGATCCGGCCGCGTACGCGCAGACGGTGCTGGTCCGGGTCTTCCTCACGCACCAGCGCCGCCGGTCCCCCCAAGAGCGGCCGGTCGGGGAGCTCCCCGACGCGGTTGCGCCGACGCTGCTGGAGGCGCTGGGGCGGCTGGCGCCCAAGGACCGGGCGGTGCTGGTGCTGCGCTACTGGGAGGACCGCAGCGTCGAGGAGACCGCCGACGCGATGAACACCGGCTCGGCGGCGATCCGTACGCGGACCTCGCGGGCGCTCGACCGGCTGCGGGAGCAGCTCGGTGGCGACCTCACCGCCTTCGTGGACCGCTGAGAGCACCGGCCCGCCCCGGCAGGCTCGCCCCCCGCTCCCTCGCCTCCTCACGCTCCCTCGCCCCCTCACCCGCACTCCGACCGGCACACGGAAGGCCTGGCTCCTGATGTCCTTCGAAGACGAACTCGCCGAAGCCCTCCGGCGCACGGGGGAGGGCTTCACCTCCGACCCCGGGGCCCTCGCGGAAGCGGGCGGGGCGCGCGGCCGGCGCCTGGTGGCGCGCCGCCGGGCCGCCGTGGCCGGTGGATCCGTGTCGGCCCTGCTCCTGATCGCCACGGCGGGGGCCTACTCCGGCGGCCTGTTCGGCAGCTCCGACGCCGAGGGCGCGGTCCACGTCACGGCCCCGACCCCGACCCCGCCGGCCGACGGGCGGCAGACCGGCACCGGCGCGGTCACCGCCGACCAGATGATCGGCAAGATGAGGGCGCTCCTGCCGGGCGGCCGGATCGACGCGCCCGAGGCGCGGGGCACGGAGGACGAGCTCGGGCCCAGGGTCGGCGTCGTGTACGACGACGGCAAGGGCCCGGCCGCCGTCTTCCTCAGCCTCCAGCGGGTGGACCCCTTCGGCAGCGGGGCCCGCGCGCAGACCGAGTGCGAGGACAAGAACCTGCACGGCTACGACGCCTGCCGGACCGAGCAACTGCCCGACGGCTCCCGGCTGCTGCTGTACCAGGGCTACGAGTACCCGGACCGCCGGGAGGACACCAAGGTCTGGCGGGCCGTGCTCGTGACCGTGCAGGGCTTCCTGGTCGACGCGTCCGAGTGGAACGCGGCGGCCGACAAGGGCGCCCCCGTCTCCCGGACCGACCCGCCCCTGTCCGTAGAGCAGTTGAAGGGCCTGGTCACCTCGACCACCTGGCACGCGGCCCTCAACGACCTGCCGGCGGCCGAGCCCGAGCCGGCGCCCCCGCCGGAGTCGATCGTCCTGCGGGACCGGAAGGCCGTGGACGCCCTGGAACAGCTGATGACCCGGCTCAGGATCACCGTCCCGATCGTCTCCCGGGGCGGGCAGGACTCGTACGGCTTCGTCGTGCTCGACGACGGCAAGGGCAAGTCCCTGGTCCAGATCAACGTCCAGCCGGCCGCGAGCCCCTCGGGGTTCTCGGGGAACTCCGCCTTCACCACGCAGTCCGACGGCACCAAGGTGCGGGAAGCGACGGGGCCCGGGGAGAAGAACAAGGGCGTGACCCAGTGGAAGGTGGACACCCTGCGCACGGACGGGCTGCGCGTGCTGGTCACCGCCTTCAACACGGCCGACCAGAACGGCCCGGCCACCCGCCCCGCACCCGCGCTGACGATGAAGCAGCTACGGCAGATCGCGCTCGCCCCGGAATGGAAGCTCACCACGCCTGTCGGCTGACGGCCTCATTTGGCGTCCGCGTAGCACTCCACGACCGCCGTCGTGAACGGGAAGCGGACCGGGGTGTCGCCGAAGGCGATCCGGCCGGCCCGTTCGCCGGCGGCGCGGATCGCCTCCACGACGGCCTCGGCCTCCTCGGCCGGGCAGTGCACGATCACCTCGTCGTGCTGGAAGAACACCAGCTCGGCGCGCATGTCGACGGTCGCCTGCCGCAGGGCCGCGAGCAGCAGCAGGGCCCAGTCGGCCGCGCTGCCCTGGACGACGAAGTTACGGGTGAACCGGCCGCGGGCCCGGGTGTTCGTCGAGGCGTAGCTCGGGGTCCAGCCGTCCTCCCGGTCCTGCGCGGTCCGGCCCCCGCCCTCCCCGTACCCCTCGCCCGGGTCGACGCCTCCGTCACCGGCCTCGTCCCCCTCGCCGGAGCCGGCCGGTGGCGGGCAGGTGCGGCCCAGCCAGGTCCGTACGAGCCGCCCCTCCTCCCCGGCCTTCGCCGCGTCGTCCACGTACGCGACGGCCCGGGGGAAGCGACGGCGGAGCGCGGCCAGGTTCTTCAGGCCGTCCCCGGAGGTCTGACCGTAGACGGCGCCGAGCACGGCGAGCTTGGCCTTGTCCCGGTCACCGGAGAAGCCCTGGCGGGAGACCGCGGTGTACAGGTCCGAGGCCTCCCCGGCGACCTCCATGAACGCGCGGTCGCGGGAGATCGCGGCGAGGACGCGCGGCTCCATCTGGTCGGCGTCGGCGACGACGAGCCGCCAGCCCGGGTCGGCGACCACGGCTCGGCGGATCACCTTGGGGATCTGCAGGGCCCCGCCGCCGTTGGTGACCCAGCGGCCGGTGAGGGTGCCGCCGGGGATGAACTCGGGGCGGAAGCGGCCGTCCCGGACCCAGTCCGCGAGCCAGGTCCAGCCGTGTGCGGTGTAGATCCGGTAGAGCTTCTTGTACTCGATCAGCGGCTCGACGGCGGGATGGTCCAGCTCCTGGATCTCCCAGCGGCGGGTGGACCTGAGCTTGATGCCGGCCCCGGCGAAGGCCTTGATCACGTCCGCGGGCAGATCGGGGCGCACCCGTCTGCCGAAGGCGTCGGAGACCCGGTCGGCGAGCTCGGCGAGGCGCCGGGGCTCCCCGCCGCCCGCGTACCGCTCACCGAGCAGCTCGGTCAGCAGCGCGCGGTGCACGTCGGCCCGCCAGGGCAGGCCCGCGCGGTTCATCTCGGCGGCGACGAGGAAGGCCGCCGACTCGGCGGCGGTGAGCAGCCGCATCCGGTCGGGGTGGGCGGTGGCGTCGATCCGCCTCGTCTGGTCGGCGTGGACGGCGAGCAGGGCGTCCAGGGGGACCGGCGTGGGCTGCGGGTCGAAGAGGGAGTCCTGGGCGCGGGGCTCGGCGGCGCGCGGGCGCGGATCGGGCGGTACGGGCGCGTCGTTGAGCCGGGCCCAGGCGGCGGCCGCCGAGCGGGGTTCGCCGAAGCGGCCCTCGTGGCCGAGGAGCAGCAGCTCGGCGGCCTCGATGTCGTGGCACCGCTCGACGCGGGCGCCGGCGGCGAGCAGCCGGGGGTACACGGCCGCGGTGGACCGCCACACCCAGCGGGTGCCGGGCGGGGCGGCGCGGATCGCCTCGGCGGGGTCGCGGACGCGCATCCGGCTTCCGTCGCAGGGAGGTACGGGCGCGGCGTGCCACCACCCGTCGCCGTCCTCGGCGAGGGCCCACCGGGGAGTGCGGTCGCTCATGGGTGCGAGTGTCCCACCGGGGTCCGACAGTGGCGGTCCCGCCGTGCCGTGGCCGCCGGCCGGGCGAGGCCGAACCGGGGGCGGGGCCGGGCGGGTGCTGCGCCGTTGCCGGGGCGCCGCCCCGGACCCCGCGCCTCGATCGCCGGCGGGGCTGAGAAGAGCGCCTCGGACGCCGGCGGGAGCGGCCGGGCCGGCGGGAAGGGGACGCGAAGGCGGACATGCCAAGCTGAGCGGTGTGAGAGACCTTGCCGAGACCGTCGACCGAGCCTTCGCCGCCGCCCTCTACGCCCAGGACGACGCCGGGCTGGACACCGGCGCCTCGCTGCTCGTCGCGGACCAGGCGGGCTGGCCCGCGGTCGGGCGGGAGCTGCTGGCGCGCGGGGAGGCGTACGTACGCCAGGGCTGGGAGCGGGGCTGGCAGCCGGCCGACGTGCTGCGGCTGGTCCGCCGGGACCTCGACGAGCGGCACCTGCGGATCACCGGCGACCTGATCGCCGCCGAGGCACGCCGCTACGCCCGGCTCCCGGCGCGCTGGGGCGCCGACGAGGTGTGGTGGGGCGGCGACGACGCGTACGCCGACCGGCTCGCGCAGCGGGAACGGTCCGACCGGTTCACGCTGGCCACCGCCTTCCTGGAGGTGCTGCGGCTGCTGATCCGGCTGCCCTCGATCGAGCCGGTGGGTGCGCTGCCCGGCGATCCGGTCGACGCCCTCGCGGAGCACGCCCACATCGAGCCGCGCATGCTGGGCCGGATCCGGGCCCTGCTCGCCAAGGCCGAGGCGACCACCTATCCGGAGGAGGCGGAGGCGCTCAGCGCCAAGGCCCAGGAGCTGATGGCCCGGCACACCGTGGACGAGGCCCTGCTCGCGGCGAGCGGCAAGGGTCCCGCCCAGGTGCCCGGCGCCTGCCGGATCGGTGTCGAGCCGCCGTACGAGGAGGCGAAGGCGGTGCTGCTCGACGCGGTGGCCGGCGCCAACCGCTGCCGGGCGGTGTGGAACAGCGGCTTCGAGTTCTCCACGGTGGTCGGCTTCGAGAGCGACCTGGAGGCGGTGGAGCTGCTGTACACCTCGCTGCTCGTGCAGGGCACGGCGGCGATGACCCGCGCGGAGGCCGCACAGCGTTCCGGCGGACGCAAGCGCACGAAGACGTTCAGGCAGTCGTTCCTGCTCGCCTACGCCAGTCGGATCGGCCACCGGCTCGCCGAGACCGCCGAGCACACGGCGACGGAGACCCCCGACAACCTGCCGGCCCTGGTGGCCCGCGACGTGGCGGTCACCTCACGGGCGGAGGAGATGTTCCCCCGGACCACCACGACCCGGCTGCGGGGCGCCACCGACCACGCGGGCTGGGAGGACGGCACGGCGGCCGCCGACCGCGCCCACATGGGCGGCAGGCGGAAGCCGCTGCCGGGTACCCGCGCGGACACGCCCTAAGGAGTCTCCTCCGAGCGCAGGGCGCGCGCCTCGGACTTCAGGATGCGCATCGACCGGCCCAGCGAGCGGGCCATGTCGGGCAGCCTCTTGGAACCGAACACCAGCAGGCAGACCACCAGGACCACGATCAGGTGCCAGGGCTGGACGGCGTTGCGGAGCACGGGCGTTCCACCTTTCGGACGAGCCGGCGTCTTTTCGAACGACCGCCTCATGGAACAGGCACATCCGGGGTCAGGACAAATCTGAAGAAGTCCTGAAAACCGTTACGCTCGGCGCCATGAGCTGGCTCCGGGCACTGAAGGGCACCGCCCGCTCGGGTCTGACGATCGAGCGGGCCCGCCTCGAACCCCTCGCCGCCCTGCGGGCCGCCGCCGGCCTCGCGATCGTCATCGCCGCCGGACTCGCCTTCCTCGGTCCCGGATCGGCCGCCAGTGCCGCCCTCGGCGCCTTCATGGCCGCCATCGCCACCTTCCAGCGGAGCTGGCGCCCGCGCCCCGCGCTCGCCCTCGCCTCCGGTCTGACCCTGGCCGTCTCCACCTTCGTCGGCTACCTCGTCGGCGCCTCGCACACCGGGCTGTTCCTCGCCCTCCTCGCCGTCTGGACCTTCGGGGCGGGCCTGCTGTGGGCGGCCGGGCCCACCGCCGGGACCATCGCCTCCGGCAACGTCGCGGTCATGCTGGTCACCGTCACCCTGCCCACCTCCGCGGCGCAGGCCGCCGGGCACGCCGTGATCATCGCCGCCGGTGGGGCGGTCCAGGCCCTGCTGATCGTGCTCTTCCCCGTCCGCCGCTGGGGCGCCCAGCGCGACGCCCTCGCCGACGCGCTCGCCGCCGAGGCCGACTACGCCCGCCGGCTGCGCCAGGACCCCGTCTCGCCCTTCGACCCCGAGCCCCTGATGCGGGCACGGGCCGCCGCCACCGTCACCTCGCGCCAGGCCCGGCGGCGCCCCGCCGAGCTGCACGGGGCGCGGGGGCTCGCGGAGCGCATCCGGCCGGTGCTGGCCTCGCTCGCCGATCCGGCCGTGGGAGCCCCGGCCGAGGGCCCGGGCCGGGACCGGGTGCGCGAGCTGTTGGCCGCCGCCGGGGAGGTCCTGGACGCCGCCGCGCGCGCGATCCGCCGCGGGGAACCCGTGCGGCTCCCCGGACCGTCGCTCGCCGTCCTGAGGTCCCCCGACACGGCGGATCTCCTCACCGGCGCGCCGCTTCGGGCCGCGCGCCGGCTCGCCGCCCTGCTGGACGACGTACTGGAGACGGCCGAGCCGGGATCCGGGCGGACCGCCGACGCCGCCGAGTCGATGCTGCGGCCCGGTCTGATCGCCCTCGTGCCGTCGGTCCTGGCCGCCGTACGGGCCGAACTGCGCCCCGGATCGCCGATCCTGCGGCACGCCCTGCGGGTCACCGCCGTGACCTGCGCGGGCTACGTCATCGGCCAGGCGCTGCCCCTGGGGCACGGCTACTGGGCCCCGATGGCCTCGGTGATGATCATGCGGCCGGACTTCGGACAGACCTACGCGCGCGCCGTCGCCCGCTTCGCCGGCACCCTCGTCGGGGTCGCGGTCGCCACCGGCATCGTCCAGCTCGCCCAGCCCGGCATGTACCTGTCCGGGTTCCTCGCCGTGATCAGCGCCTGGCTCATGTACACCCTGCTGCGCACCGGGTACGCCGTCGCCCAGCTCTTCGTCTCCGCCTACGTGGTCTTCCTGCTCGGCATGGGCGGCGTCCGCTGGGACCAGACCGTGCCCGACCGCGTCACCCTCACGCTGGTCGGCGGACTGCTCGCCATGATCGGCTACGCCCTCTACCCGGCCTGGGAGACCCCGCGGCTGCGGTCCCGGCTCGCCGACTGGCTCGCCGCCGGCGGACGGTACGCGGCCGCCGTGCTGGAGCAGTACGGCGACCCGGCCGGGGCCCGGCGCGCCGATGTGCGCGAGGCCCTGCTGGCGGCCCGCGACGCCCGGATCGCCTGGCAGGAGGCGCTGGACCGGGCCGCCGGGGAGCCGGTGCGCCACCGCGGGCTGTCCCGGGCGGCCGCCGACGTGGCGGGGGACGCCCTGGCCGCGCTCGGCCGGTGCTCCATGCTGCTGGAGGCCCACCTCCCGGACCGCGGGCACGCCCCGGAGCCCCGCGCCGCCGCCCTGGCCGAGGCGCTGCGCGGCGACACCGAGGCGGGCGCGAAGGCGGTACGGGAGCGGCGCGCGCCGCGGTGGGAGGGGGTCCGGGCGGTGCTGGCGGAGTGGGGCGCACCGGAGCGGACGGTGCTGGGCGGGGCCGCCGCTCAGCTCCTGGAGGCGCTGGACGAGGTGTCCGAGGCCCTTACTCCTGAGTAGGGACCTGTCTGTGATCAATGGACCACCCCGCGTGCACGTGCATCTGCCCATGCAGCAGCTCATGAACACAGCTATGATCCGGAGGAGTTGACATCTGCACTATCGGGGGCTTCCTGTGGACCACGCGTACAACGGGATGGCAGCTGCAGAACTCGCTACCTTGTTTGAGCTGACGTGGCAGAAGAGCAGACACAGCAACTCGCAGGGTTCCTGCGTGGAGTTCGCACGGCTGCCGGGAGGCGATGTCGCCATGCGCAATTCGCGCTTTCCCGACGGACCGGCGCTCGTCTACACGCCGGCCGAGATAGAGGCCCTGCTGCTGGGCGTCAAGGACGGCGAGTTCGATCACCTGATCAGCTGACGGAACAGCGCATCCATCAGGCCATGCACGTGCACTGGCCGGGATCGATCGCAATGATCGATCCCGGCCAGTTGTCGTGTCGGTCGTCCTGATCCGCACCCCTGATG comes from Streptomyces virginiae and encodes:
- a CDS encoding DUF2786 domain-containing protein gives rise to the protein MRDLAETVDRAFAAALYAQDDAGLDTGASLLVADQAGWPAVGRELLARGEAYVRQGWERGWQPADVLRLVRRDLDERHLRITGDLIAAEARRYARLPARWGADEVWWGGDDAYADRLAQRERSDRFTLATAFLEVLRLLIRLPSIEPVGALPGDPVDALAEHAHIEPRMLGRIRALLAKAEATTYPEEAEALSAKAQELMARHTVDEALLAASGKGPAQVPGACRIGVEPPYEEAKAVLLDAVAGANRCRAVWNSGFEFSTVVGFESDLEAVELLYTSLLVQGTAAMTRAEAAQRSGGRKRTKTFRQSFLLAYASRIGHRLAETAEHTATETPDNLPALVARDVAVTSRAEEMFPRTTTTRLRGATDHAGWEDGTAAADRAHMGGRRKPLPGTRADTP
- the tatA gene encoding Sec-independent protein translocase subunit TatA, whose product is MLRNAVQPWHLIVVLVVCLLVFGSKRLPDMARSLGRSMRILKSEARALRSEETP
- a CDS encoding FUSC family protein gives rise to the protein MSWLRALKGTARSGLTIERARLEPLAALRAAAGLAIVIAAGLAFLGPGSAASAALGAFMAAIATFQRSWRPRPALALASGLTLAVSTFVGYLVGASHTGLFLALLAVWTFGAGLLWAAGPTAGTIASGNVAVMLVTVTLPTSAAQAAGHAVIIAAGGAVQALLIVLFPVRRWGAQRDALADALAAEADYARRLRQDPVSPFDPEPLMRARAAATVTSRQARRRPAELHGARGLAERIRPVLASLADPAVGAPAEGPGRDRVRELLAAAGEVLDAAARAIRRGEPVRLPGPSLAVLRSPDTADLLTGAPLRAARRLAALLDDVLETAEPGSGRTADAAESMLRPGLIALVPSVLAAVRAELRPGSPILRHALRVTAVTCAGYVIGQALPLGHGYWAPMASVMIMRPDFGQTYARAVARFAGTLVGVAVATGIVQLAQPGMYLSGFLAVISAWLMYTLLRTGYAVAQLFVSAYVVFLLGMGGVRWDQTVPDRVTLTLVGGLLAMIGYALYPAWETPRLRSRLADWLAAGGRYAAAVLEQYGDPAGARRADVREALLAARDARIAWQEALDRAAGEPVRHRGLSRAAADVAGDALAALGRCSMLLEAHLPDRGHAPEPRAAALAEALRGDTEAGAKAVRERRAPRWEGVRAVLAEWGAPERTVLGGAAAQLLEALDEVSEALTPE
- a CDS encoding DUF397 domain-containing protein, producing MDHAYNGMAAAELATLFELTWQKSRHSNSQGSCVEFARLPGGDVAMRNSRFPDGPALVYTPAEIEALLLGVKDGEFDHLIS